The following nucleotide sequence is from Gemmatimonadaceae bacterium.
AAGAGTTCGACCGCCGGGGTTTCGTTTGTCCGGCAGTTCATTTCCGACGTCCTTCCAGGCTGACATCCATGCTCGCCATTCCTGCCATCGATCTTCGTGAAGGCCACGTGGTGCAGCTCGTGGGCGGCGAGTACGATCGCGAGGAGGTTCGGCTCGACGATCCGGTGCGCATCGCCCGGCAGTGGGCGCTCGCCGGCTTCACGCGCCTGCACCTGGTGGATCTCGACGCCGCCACCGGGCGTGGCGCCAACCGCGACCTGATCACGCAGGTGCTCGCCGAGGACGCCGCCGCCTGCCAGGTTGGTGGCGGTGTGCGCACGGAGGCGGATGTGCGATCGCTCCTCGACGCCGGCGCGGCCGCGGTGGTGCTTGGCACGCGAGCCATTGAGGATCCGGACTGGCTGGAACGCATGGCGACGGCCAACCCCGGCCGGTGCCTGCTCGCGGCGGACGTGCGCGATCGCAAGGTGGTCACCCGTGGCTGGTCGCGGACGCTGGCGCGTGACGTGCTGTCCGTGGTGGACGACGTGGCTTCGCTTCCGCTCGCCGGATTGCTCGTGACCGCGGTGCATCGGGAGGGGTTGATGCAGGGCACCGATCTCCCCTTGATGGAAGACGTCGTGGACGCCTCGCCATTTCCGGTCTTCGCCTCGGGCGGCATCGGCACCCTGTCCGACCTGCGCGCGCTCGAAGACCGCGGGGTGGCCGCGGCGGTCATCGGCATGGCGCTGTATACCGGAGCAATCGACCCGCGCCTTGTCGCGGAGGAGTTCGCGCAATGATCGCCGTGGAACGCAAGACGTCGGAAACGACGATTCGGGTCGAGATGGCCATCGGCACCGGTCGTGCGAGCGTGCGTACCGGTGTGCCGTTTCTCGACCATATGATGACGGCGCTCGCGCGGTACTCCGGACTCGACCTGACCATTGACGCGACGGGCGATCTCCGGCACCACCTCATCGAGGACGTCGCCCTGACGGTGGGCGAGGCGCTGCGCCGCGTCCTGCCGGCGACATGCGCGCGCTACGGCGAGCGAACGGTCCCGATGGATGAGGCGCTCGTGCAGGCCGTGCTCGATGCCGGCGGACGGCCGTACTATCGCGGCCCCATTCCCAGTTCGCTGTACGAACACTGGATGCGCTCCTTTTGCGACGCGGCCAAGGTGACCCTGCACCTTCGCGTGCTGCGCGGTCGCGACCGCCACCACGTTGTCGAGGCGGCGTTCAAGGCGCTCGGGTTTGCACTCCGTCAGGCGCTCGTCGACACCGGCGTGGTCTTCAGCACCAAGGGCGCCGTCTCGCTCGAGGGGGCCTGATGCTGACGCGTCGCGTGATCGCCTGTCTCGATGTCCGGTCGGGGCGCGTGGTGAAGGGCATGCAGTTTGTGGGGCTGCGTGACGTGGGCGATCCCGTGGCACTTGCCACGCGCTACGAGGCGGAGGGAGCGGACGAGATCGTCTACCTCGACATCGCGGCCAGCGCCGAAGAGCGCACGACCCTGCTCGACCTCGCCCGCCGTACGGCCGAGCGCCTCTTTATTCCGCTGACCATCGGCGGCGGCATTCGCACCGTCGACGACATCGCCGCTGCCCTGCGCGCCGGCGCGGACAAGGTCGGTCTCAACTCGGCCGCCGTTCGTCGTCCGGAGGTGCTGAGCGAAGGGGCAAGCCGCTTTGGCGCGCAGTGCATCGTCGCGAGCATTGACGCCCAATGGGAAGACGGCCGGTTTCGCGTCTACACGCACGGGGGCCGCACGCCAACCGACCGCGAAGCGGTGGCGTGGGCCGTCGAGTGCGCCGATCGCGGCGCCGGGGAAATCCTGCTGACGTCCATTGATCGTGACGGGTCGCGCGATGGCTATCACCTCGAGCTCACTCGCGCGGTGGCCGACGCCGTGACCGTCCCGGTGATCGCCAGCGGCGGGGCAGGGTCTGCGGCGCACGTCTGCGACGCCCTCATCCGCGGGCGTGCCGACGCCGCGCTCGTGGCCGGCATCCTCCACGACGGCCAGGTCACGGTGACCGCCCTCAAGCACGCGATGCGTGCCGCCGGCCTGGCCGTGCGGGAGGCGGCATGAGGCCGTCACCGGCCGTGCTCATGGAGGCCGCGCTCGAGGTTGCGCGCCTCGCCTCATTAGTAGCACTTCGGTACTATAAGCAGGACCTCGTCGTCGAAGCCAAGGGGGATGGGTCGCCCGTGACGCTGGCCGATCGCGCCGCGGAACAGCTGGCGCGCGAGTGGATTCACGCGCGCTTTCCCGCCGATGGCGTGCTGGGAGAGGAATTTGGGGAAACGCCGGGGGCCAGCGGCCGCCGCTGGGTGCTCGACCCGATTGACGGCACCAAGAGCTTCGTGCGGGGGGTCCCGTTTTGGGGAACGTGCGTTGCGGTGTGCGAAGGCAATGACGTGCTGGCCGGCGCCGCCGCCTATGCGGCGGTCGAGGAGCACATCGCCGCGGCGCCGGGCGAAGGGTGCTGGCACAATGGCGCCCGTTGCCGCGTGAGCACCGTCGATGACCTCGCGGCGGCCACGGTGCTCGTGACCGACGCGCGCAATTTCCCCTCCGCGGATCGGCGGGCCGGCTGGGAACTGCTGTCGAACCAGGCCGCGGTAAGCCGCGGTTGGGGTGACTGCTACGGGTACCTGCTGGTCGCCACGGGCCGGGCCGACGTGATGGTGGATCCGGTTCTCAATCCGTGGGACGCCCCGCCGTTCCTGCCGATCATCGAGGAAGCCGGCGGCGTCTTCACGGGTTGGAATGGCCAGCGTGATGCGTTTGCCGGTGATGCGATTGCCACGAATGGCGCGTTGGCCGAGTCTGCCCGCGCCCTACTTTGGAGCACGAATGCCCCTCGCTGATCAGCTCGACTTCACCAAGAACGGCGGCGTCGTCACGGTCGTCGCACAGGACGCCGTGACGGGTGCCGTCCTGATGGTTGCGCAGGCCGATCGCGAGGCGATCGAGCGCACGGAGGCCACCGGCGAAATGCACTACCGCTCGCGGTCGCGGGGCCTGTGGCACAAGGGCGCAACGAGCGGGAACGTCCAGCGGGTGGTTTCGCTTGAGCCAGATTGCGACGCGGACGCGGTGCTTGCGCGAGTCACGCCGGCCGGGCCGTCGTGCCACAACGGCACCGTCTCATGCTTTGCATCCACCGGGACTGCGGGTGATGTCGTGGCCGCCGTGGATGCCACGATCCAGTCGCGTGCGATGTCGCGGGCCGATGGCGGCGAGAGGCCCACCTATACGCAGCGACTGCTGGCCGACCGGAATCTCCGCCTCAAGAAGATCGGCGAAGAGGCGGCGGAATTCGTGACCGCGTGCGCGGATGGTGAGCCGGGACGCGCCACCGAGGAGGCGGCGGACCTGTTCTACCACACCCTGGTCGCGCTGCGGGCGGTTGGGGTCGGACTCGACGACGTGCGCGCCGCGTTGGCGGCGCGCCGCTAGAACGACTCGGCCAATTGGCGCGTGATGCGCGCCGGATCGCCGACGTACACCCACTGGATGTTCCGCAGGTAGCGGCGCGCTACCCGGCGCACATCATCGCCCGTGACGGCGCGCAAGTCAGCCATGAAGCGGCCGGCGGCGCGCCAGTCACCATTGTAGAGTTGGGCGCGCGCGAGGAAATCCGCCTGCGCGCTGCTGGTCTCGTTGTCGAGGAAGAACTCGGTGAGGAACTGCTGGATCAGCGGGGCCAGTGATTGTGTGGGAATCCTCACGTCCTGCAGCAGGCGAATCTGGCTGCGCATGATCTTGAGCGCGGAATCCGGCAGCGTGGTGGTGACGAACAGCTTCCCCGAAATGAGCGCCCGGTCGCGGAAATCGGCCGCCGCCGTATAGGTAAGGTTGTTCCGGGAGCGGATCTCGCTGAAGAACTGGCCCGACAGCACCGCCGATGCCACGCGAAGGGCGGCCGCGTCCCGGTCGTTGGCCGGTGGCCCGCGATAGATGCCGCTCACGTAGTTCGTGGGAAGCGCGCGCGGCACCACGGTCAGCGATGACGGCCGCTCCGGCAGCGTGTCGGGCAGCGTCCACGCGTAGTGTCCTGCCGGCAGCTTGCCGAGGGAACTCGACACCATGCGCTCAACCTGGGCCCGCGGCACATTGCCGACGACCACCAGCAGGAACCGCGACTTCACGAGTCCCTGCTGCCGCCAGCGCAGCAGCGCCTCGCGCGTGATGGCCGTCATGGTCGCGGCACTACCGGCGGGCGCCAGCGCGTACGGATGGCCGCGGAACGCGACGCTGTCCGCCACACGTGCGAGGAGGGCGTCGGGACTTTCGTTCAGCTGACGCAGCGCGCTGAGCATCTGGTTGCGCACGAAATCGATTTCCGCGGGTTCGAGGCGCGGATGGAGGAGGCGGTCGGTGAAGATGGTCCAGACCGAGTCGAGTTCTTCCGTCGTGGTGCGCATGCCGAACAACGTCCAGTCATCGCTCGCGTCGAGGGCAATGGCGCTTCCCGTGCGCGCCATGGCGCGGCGCAGCACATCCTTGGGGTAGCGCTCGGTGCCCTGTTCGCTGATTGCCAGGTACATCGGCTCGAGTCCGGCCGTCTCGGGCGTGGCGTTTCGCACGCCTCCCAGCAGGTAGAGGTTCACCACGACCAGGTTCGCCGCGCCGGCTCGGTGGATCACCGGGATGCCGTCGATGGTGTAGCTCGTCGTCGAGGTGTCGATATGCGCCGGCACCACGGGCGCATGACGCGAGGCCGATGGCAGCGTCGGGTTGATGCGCTGGGCGAGCGCTGGCATGGTCCAGCAGGCGAGAAGCAGCACGGCGGTGCGCATCAGCGGCCCCCTTCCGGTGTTGACGGCCGTTTGGCAGCGCCGGCAGGAACCGCCCGCGGCGGTGTGGTGCCCCATCGCGCCAGTTCGTCCTCCGTCAGCTTCAGCTGCGCGCGCCCCTCAGGCGAGATCAGCACGCCCACAATATGCGGGCGGTCGATGATGTACTTGCGGGCATAGTCCTGCAGCTGCGAAGGCGAGCGCCGCGCCATCTCGTCCACGTATTTCATGTAGTACTCGAGTCCGGATACGCTCCACCAGAAGCCGATGGTGTGGGCAAAGGCCGAGGCCTTCTCCCGTTCGAAGGCGCTGGACACGGCGCGTTGCGCCTTCGCCGCGTCCATTTCTTCCGTGCTGAAGTAGCCCGGCTTCAGCACCTCTCGCAGTTCGGCATCGAGCGTCTTGAGCGCGGTGCGCAACCGGTCGGGGCTCGTCTGCCCGCTCACCGTGATGGGGCCGACGTTGTTCAGCGTGTAGTAGTTCACGATCACGCCTTCCCACAGTCCGCTGTCCACCAGCCGTTTCTGGAAACGAGACCCCGGGGCATTCAGTAGATCGCTGAAGACGTCCGCGACGAACGTCGCGTCTTCGTCCTTGCGTACACTGGGGCCATGCCACTGGATCTGCACCGTCGCCGCATTGACGGCGTCCTCGTGCACCAAGCCGACGTTTCGCTGGAGCGGCGGGATGGGCGGAATAGGCGCGGCCACAAAGGGGTCCGGGCCGCGCTTCCAGCCGCCGAAGATCCGCTCCGCCTGCGCAAACACCGCAGCGGCATCCACATCACCGGCGATGATGAGCAGGGAGTTGTTGGGGATGTAGTACAGGTCCTTGATGGCCCGCATCTTCGCCGGCGTCGTCGCGCGAATGACGTCACGGTCGCCGATGGTGTTCTTTCGG
It contains:
- a CDS encoding 1-(5-phosphoribosyl)-5-[(5-phosphoribosylamino)methylideneamino] imidazole-4-carboxamide isomerase; this encodes MLAIPAIDLREGHVVQLVGGEYDREEVRLDDPVRIARQWALAGFTRLHLVDLDAATGRGANRDLITQVLAEDAAACQVGGGVRTEADVRSLLDAGAAAVVLGTRAIEDPDWLERMATANPGRCLLAADVRDRKVVTRGWSRTLARDVLSVVDDVASLPLAGLLVTAVHREGLMQGTDLPLMEDVVDASPFPVFASGGIGTLSDLRALEDRGVAAAVIGMALYTGAIDPRLVAEEFAQ
- a CDS encoding imidazoleglycerol-phosphate dehydratase; the encoded protein is MIAVERKTSETTIRVEMAIGTGRASVRTGVPFLDHMMTALARYSGLDLTIDATGDLRHHLIEDVALTVGEALRRVLPATCARYGERTVPMDEALVQAVLDAGGRPYYRGPIPSSLYEHWMRSFCDAAKVTLHLRVLRGRDRHHVVEAAFKALGFALRQALVDTGVVFSTKGAVSLEGA
- the hisF gene encoding imidazole glycerol phosphate synthase subunit HisF: MLTRRVIACLDVRSGRVVKGMQFVGLRDVGDPVALATRYEAEGADEIVYLDIAASAEERTTLLDLARRTAERLFIPLTIGGGIRTVDDIAAALRAGADKVGLNSAAVRRPEVLSEGASRFGAQCIVASIDAQWEDGRFRVYTHGGRTPTDREAVAWAVECADRGAGEILLTSIDRDGSRDGYHLELTRAVADAVTVPVIASGGAGSAAHVCDALIRGRADAALVAGILHDGQVTVTALKHAMRAAGLAVREAA
- a CDS encoding inositol monophosphatase family protein, translating into MRPSPAVLMEAALEVARLASLVALRYYKQDLVVEAKGDGSPVTLADRAAEQLAREWIHARFPADGVLGEEFGETPGASGRRWVLDPIDGTKSFVRGVPFWGTCVAVCEGNDVLAGAAAYAAVEEHIAAAPGEGCWHNGARCRVSTVDDLAAATVLVTDARNFPSADRRAGWELLSNQAAVSRGWGDCYGYLLVATGRADVMVDPVLNPWDAPPFLPIIEEAGGVFTGWNGQRDAFAGDAIATNGALAESARALLWSTNAPR
- the hisIE gene encoding bifunctional phosphoribosyl-AMP cyclohydrolase/phosphoribosyl-ATP diphosphatase HisIE, translated to MPLADQLDFTKNGGVVTVVAQDAVTGAVLMVAQADREAIERTEATGEMHYRSRSRGLWHKGATSGNVQRVVSLEPDCDADAVLARVTPAGPSCHNGTVSCFASTGTAGDVVAAVDATIQSRAMSRADGGERPTYTQRLLADRNLRLKKIGEEAAEFVTACADGEPGRATEEAADLFYHTLVALRAVGVGLDDVRAALAARR
- a CDS encoding pitrilysin family protein; this translates as MRTAVLLLACWTMPALAQRINPTLPSASRHAPVVPAHIDTSTTSYTIDGIPVIHRAGAANLVVVNLYLLGGVRNATPETAGLEPMYLAISEQGTERYPKDVLRRAMARTGSAIALDASDDWTLFGMRTTTEELDSVWTIFTDRLLHPRLEPAEIDFVRNQMLSALRQLNESPDALLARVADSVAFRGHPYALAPAGSAATMTAITREALLRWRQQGLVKSRFLLVVVGNVPRAQVERMVSSSLGKLPAGHYAWTLPDTLPERPSSLTVVPRALPTNYVSGIYRGPPANDRDAAALRVASAVLSGQFFSEIRSRNNLTYTAAADFRDRALISGKLFVTTTLPDSALKIMRSQIRLLQDVRIPTQSLAPLIQQFLTEFFLDNETSSAQADFLARAQLYNGDWRAAGRFMADLRAVTGDDVRRVARRYLRNIQWVYVGDPARITRQLAESF
- a CDS encoding pitrilysin family protein, producing the protein MRSRIIRRFTRAASGIRLLALAVTLTLATAPTVLAQRADLEKIIRRTVLPNGLEVVVVENQGVPLVTLELVVRNGAFTQTPEFAGLAHLYEHMFFKANDRYPDPDETINRASEMGAVFNASTREELVNYYLTVSADSLAAGMDFLAAAVLTPKFLPDELTREREVVIGEYDQQESTPFFRFDQEMGKRLWTTQFSRKNTIGDRDVIRATTPAKMRAIKDLYYIPNNSLLIIAGDVDAAAVFAQAERIFGGWKRGPDPFVAAPIPPIPPLQRNVGLVHEDAVNAATVQIQWHGPSVRKDEDATFVADVFSDLLNAPGSRFQKRLVDSGLWEGVIVNYYTLNNVGPITVSGQTSPDRLRTALKTLDAELREVLKPGYFSTEEMDAAKAQRAVSSAFEREKASAFAHTIGFWWSVSGLEYYMKYVDEMARRSPSQLQDYARKYIIDRPHIVGVLISPEGRAQLKLTEDELARWGTTPPRAVPAGAAKRPSTPEGGR